The region TCTGAAATGCATCCACATCATGTCTGATTTAGCTCTTGTCCGATCAGCAGAGTAATTCCAATCATTACAAACCACACTTCATTTATTATTCAGATTCATCATATTACCATAAATGAGGCACAATTACTCCAGCATGTTTCTGAAAATAGTAACCAAATTGAATGCAAGAactgtttgctttatttttataaccTTTCCCATTATGTATGTAAAATTTTTAAAACCTCTATAAATTAATCACAACTTTGATTTAATAGACTGTAATAGCCAACACTTCTTTCCACTGTGATATTGTGTCCATGAATGCCAGATTTTTCAGCATTTAGCAATAAATTGAAACTTTTCATGCTTCAGTAACTTCAACAGCAAAACAGATGATGGACTCTTGAGTAgccaaataaagcaaataaatggTATTAGCCTGATCCATAATTGTTGCGTTACGTTCAGACCATTGTGTTTGTTACAGTATATTGTCTGGTAAATCTTCTATTATGAATTAATTGTAATGCATTGTGTATTTTAGTGCTGGCTTTGGCAAGATGCTAATACACTATAATTTCCCATATGGGAACAATAAAATAACTACCTGTCTATGACTTGATGGGGAAACCACTGTCCTCTAAAGTCAGTGAGATTAAGGATTTTTAAGCAAaatctcatatcttgccattgtttaagatctgcacaatAATGCTGTACATGCTATTAGTGTTATTACTGTGAAATGACCAATTCAAAGTCTTCATGAAAGCATCCAAAAGGCTTTATAATGTGGTCTTATTATTGATGCGatctttttatatattgtgtttagAGTCTTCAATTAAATTGGATGAATAATGTATTTCTTTGGCATTTCTTTGGTGGCTTGTATTGCATGATTTTCAGtttaccaaaaataaacaaaaaatgctgTAATTAACTCACCATGGTTGCCAGTTCTGCATTCAAAACCAGCCCAATTGCTATTCAGCTTGCCCAAAACCAGCCCAATCGTGTTTTTCCCAAGGTTTTCCCCTCCGTCAGGGGTCTGCTTTGCAACACTGCTCGGAACATTAACCAATTTATTGGCTATTTATGaatcaattgtatttatttgataagcaGCCGTGTAAAAATCAAGATTACAATGTCTCGATTGTGAATTTGTATTGCATATGGATCTTAATTACATCTGTCAGTCTGAGAAGGCCATCTCTGACAGGTTCACCCAAGCATTCATCAGTCATCCATGTACTCAATGTTTTGCACATTCCTCCGTGAACCTCAGAGGGGAGTGTGGATCTGATCTCAGCCGAGCGTCTGTGTGAAGATCACTGGGGCCGGATTTAATATGCTTAAGTGAGTAATGACAGTGTGAGAGTGCGCCGGACACTAGAATACACTCAACCTGAGGTCATCTGAGCGCCGCGCCCAGCACCGAGCCGCTGCGGTCACTCCACCAAAATGAAAGACGCcgatttatctttatattttgtcCACGCTTTGTGGTTCAAGTCTCGCTCGCCATCCGTCTCTGCTGACGACAACACACAGTAAAGCTGCAGCGATGTTTTAGAAGAGAGATTTATCCAATAAAACAGTAACACACAAGATACAGTCTCAATTaagttgaataattaaaaaaactaaactaaacagaaGATGGTGAAGTCCAGGTAACAGCGAGAGCACAGCAGCCGTGTGAAGTCCACATGATCAAGGATATTCCCGTCCGGTAAGATGGTCCCATCTACAGGTAGAAACCTTGTTAGCTGTGATGGTGGTGTTATTGACAGGTTTGTTCAGTGATGTAGAGGAGGACGAGTTCTCGATCTGTGTCTCCTGTGAACGAGAAAAGTGGCAAATGCTGGTTCAGATGTTTACAGCAGCGGTTGAGTTCTGGCTCTGTGTGCAGTAGCTGTGGATCACATAACTTCAGTTTTGCTTGTAACTGTCTAGTAACCTGTAACAGCCAaataccctaaccctaaccctaaccctaagtgaAAATAAACTGAACCTGGAGCCTGAACACAAGCAGCATGAGTCTGGCAACACAGTCCTGGTCTTGCCACAAACAGTAAAGAGCGCTGATACTGCTCATTGTTTCTGAACACATAACTGATATGTACATTTCTAATCCCTTAAAatgtcaaaagtttgaaaaaccTGTCACACACAATCTACTCCAAGCTCCCTGTCATCTGATTGCTAGTTTACAGTTCTTTAGCAAGTGAAAGGTTTAATTTTAGACTAACTGTCTTTTTGCTTTGAATTCTTTGCtgatttttaatgaaatgaacaTACTGCAAGAAAAGCTGTGATATTATTCGAAATATTTCTTACTGGACTGAAACAGCTTGgctttacttgattatccagacATCATTTATTTAAGAACGACCAGTGAGCCTCAAATCTGATCATCAGGGTTTaaggaatgtttatttgttcatctctcaatcatcatgtGTGTACTGCATTGCATTACaagttttgatcatttaaatatcatcGAACTAAGACATAACATTGGGagataaatatcagcatctgcaccaaacTCCATATTTTTGCTCGTTCCTCTGAATTAATTGAGTTCCTTATCCTCACTATATCATAATATATGAGCCATAAATGCTTGAtgcaatttatattattttgaacgATCCAGTTTAACTCCTTCCCTGCCAATGACGGAAATTTCCAGCtttctgtgttttcactgttatatggTAGGGGGCGCTAGTATGCATCTTCTGAAAGACTACTGAATCCTGGATCAGAACTCATGCGAAGAATAATAAACCAGCGATTGCATATTTCGGAGTCCTGCAAAACAGTAGGCTagattgtgtgcacaatttactatttaATTCCCTCAGTTTTTAAATTGtgagcacgatttactaattGTTCCCTCGAGTTGCATCATTTGAGTACagcgagggaatgaattagtaaattgtgcacacattttattttttcttgcatgtcatgtgcgggacTCCATAGCATATCTAgcaaaatgcatatataaaatacCTTGATCGTCAAACACCTGCCTAACTTTATGGAATGAAATGACGATGCAGAAAGTGTTATAGGAACGTGAAGTTTTGGATGTGTTCATGGAAATGATTGACTCCGACGATGTTTTGATCATCTTTCGGAATCTGATCCAGATGTAGTCTTTTAAAGAAAGACTATTTTCTaagctttcttcttttttttttttttattaaacttacccACATACAAGAgttgatataaaaatgcatgaatgctCTGTTCGTTGTTTTAATGTATtgaatgtttacatatttagaaaatgatatattctgagtgccattaaactttggtgaaaattatttaaaaaaaggctGGCTGTGGatggcaaatattaaaataaaacgcaagcagggaaagagttaaaatgttctattaaaaaaacagtagaagtatttcatatgtcaggctttactgggttaaataataatagtacattaaaataaacaaacctaCCTTTGCTTTGGTATTTGATCATACACTTGACCGCCTCGAAGCACTTCCACTTGTCAGGGATGTAGAAAGGCTCAAAGATGTGAGGGAAGGGTGTATCATACCCACAAACCCTGCTGAAGGGAGCCTCAAAGTTGAGGAAACACTCCTCCTGCAAAAGAACACAGCCAGCTCCATCAACATAAAAATCTTCAGAGCCTATACCAAAGGGTGCCAATActtatgaaataatttattttcacattgtAAAGATCTGATTTGAAAACTCAGATgcttcaaaaagttcataaagagaTCATGAAATTCAAACAATCCCTCTGATTTACATATATGTTGAAgagcattcatttatttacatatacaccTTTaccaacacacatacatatagagCTACATATGGTAAACAAAAGCCCAAAATTTCTTAACCAAAATATTGATTAAACCACttgatttaatgtcttttttatcTTGAAGCTTTACATTTCTTGTATACTAGATTTttcaatgtatttctgtatttgtgttttcatttgtgtACTGAAATAATTGCGGCAAGCTAAATGGTGGTGATGCTGAGGTCATGTGACTTTAGCGTACTTCGTTCTGTAGTCCAGCTCAGCATTTCACTTCTGGTGAttttatttaggcttcaaaaccaacttttgtgttcatttgtgaagacTATCTTCTCAgacttttgttggtcacagagtcTATTTTTTGCAATAATCCAAAGCCAGTGGAAAAATCCTACTGGGTTTTGGTCGAGGGAAGATTTAACCAGACTTAGCCAACGGCGAACCAAAGAACATGACCTGAATATGGAGGAACAAGAAATGAATCAGTGTCCAAATCAACAACAACACGATCAACAACAGCGAATGGAAAAATCTGAGTTTTTATCCTCAGTCGTGACCCCAAAAAGCAGTTTTTGGAGGACTGTAATGAAAGTCTCAAGCCCCAAATGGAAGCTTAACAAACCTGATTGCCAAACGACAGAAGACTAAAAACCCTACACTTATTTGCACAGAAACTTGTGTGTCTAATGTTGCAGTGCAGAGTCTAATGTTTCCC is a window of Carassius auratus strain Wakin chromosome 16, ASM336829v1, whole genome shotgun sequence DNA encoding:
- the LOC113115639 gene encoding 2-oxoisovalerate dehydrogenase subunit beta, mitochondrial, with the protein product MPIKKRYLKEGHRGTYTGIELIFSLFQSVVKTGRLLISHEAPVTGGFAAEISSTVQEECFLNFEAPFSRVCGYDTPFPHIFEPFYIPDKWKCFEAVKCMIKYQSKGDTDRELVLLYITEQTCQ